From the genome of Papaver somniferum cultivar HN1 unplaced genomic scaffold, ASM357369v1 unplaced-scaffold_75, whole genome shotgun sequence, one region includes:
- the LOC113344229 gene encoding nascent polypeptide-associated complex subunit alpha, muscle-specific form-like isoform X4, translating to MSFCNPSDVVTQPDNPPPVVSKILDRFYPWMKMSHIFAYLEVKPGFGAYLLDFHVMKNKATAREKIRLFVAQTDNIDTSSCLISPQRANFLLNGKGIERRINSSMDNGPQFPTNVTTMVKFGTNLLQAVGHFNGNYVIVIAFTSEVSSLGPPNLQHYACSLSSADDLDSEIIEGASRISLNCPISFRRLTTPVKGQLCKHHQCFDYGNYIKINSRRPSWRCPQCNQSVMFTDLRIDQRMVEVLKEVGDSVADVMISADGSWQPIRETDDSLNKQDKTLGNEQDESNQCAPLRFSAYTADVVDLTMEGIYENNVMDICETQDVKPSQDSTHGNAEMEFDITGIQNEDSFWSGVRFSNFSASNEPVAPNTRFNPPVVEPMSDPSSTDNMLTPVLTDAVTPTHNRDLGDVHWTSRPTNSLMRNYSVPDDLLLQRPGSSEYGDLTISGEAGRNTRHITRTPVAIQALPAQPLVPVSHQRARPSLEYPMLSGSEFSGATETQQQQFSRSNFDRNFTSEMLTQPYPRFRPMTQQNQGPRPNFPSQPPPVQQIVGLSAPSRVPGVSGSYRNYVRTSPSPALQHSQPSPALQHSQPSPGTRVPQMASPPTMTRAPPHLSHMQNRQGGSHSNVASPPGGQHSRMMSQQPAQGARSLPVVPVELQPRRGSSSLMVDDGHRALIGEQRGGNVEEGNSTFPRVNNSSEVTPEQNWRPAGNSTFPRINNLSEVTTEQNWRPAGRMRGSLSGRAFSDALSQNIILPSQVTSPSAIRDPSVNLFSNPSSSGGPSQRPLSMLPPVNIVSPPSATTGSSRLPLAMPPPVNTVSTTSASGNSSQRPSVMPPPEYTISIPSANSGSSQHHLGMPPVNTVSTASTGGGSSQRLSAMPPPANAVSTPSSDGGSSEHHLAMPPPASTISTPSSSGGSSQHHLVMPPPASTVATPSSNGGSVQHHLAMPPPASTISTPSSNGGPSEHHWEMPPSVSTISTPSDSSGSSQLPLAMPPPVNMISTPSASDGSSHLPLHTLNSSDNHTQTLPDQTVQLDVDELH from the exons ATGAGCTTTTGCAATCCATCGGATGTTGTCACACAACCGGACAATCCTCCACCAGTAGTTTCAAAAATTCTAGACAG ATTCTATCCCTGGATGAAGATGTCACACATATTTGCTTATCTTGAAGTCAAG CCTGGATTTGGGGCTTATTTGCTTGATTTCCATGTCATGAAGAATAAAGCAACTGCacgggagaagatt CGATTATTTGTTGCTCAGACGGATAACATTGACACATCGTCCTGCCTTATAAGCCCCCAACGAGCAAA TTTCTTGTTAAATGGAAAGGGAATAGAAAGAAGGATCAACAGTTCAATG GATAATGGGCCACAATTTCCAACAAATGTGACTACAATGGTTAAATTTGGAACGAACCTCCTACAGGCTGTTGGGCACTTCAATG GTAATTATGTCATAGTCATTGCTTTTACGAGTGAGGTGTCATCTCTTGGTCCTCCAAATCTACAACATTATGCGTGTTCTCTTTCTTCTGCGGACGACCTAG ATTCTGAGATAATTGAAGGGGCATCACGGATCTCACTTAATTGTCCTATAAG CTTCCGACGTTTGACAACTCCAGTGAAGGGGCAGCTATGCAAACACCATCAG TGCTTCGATTATGGAAATTATATTAAGATTAATTCGAGAAGACCGTCTTGGCGCTGCCCTCAGTGCAATCAGTCAGTTATGTTCACAGACTTACGGATCGATCAGCGTATGGTTGAA GTATTGAAAGAGGTAGGCGACAGTGTTGCAGATGTGATGATCTCAGCAGATGGATCGTGGCAACCTATCAGGGAAACTGATGATTCTCTGAATAAACAAGATAAAACTTTAGGAAACGAACAAGATGAGTCCAACCAATGTGCACCTCTAAGATTCTCAGCATATACCGCAGATGTTGTGGATCTCACCATGGAAGGAATTTATGAGAATAATGTAATGGATATTTGTGAAACTCAAGATGTAAAGCCTTCACAAGATTCTACCCACGGTAATGCAGAAATGGAATTTGATATAACGGGGATCCAAAATGAAGATTCTTTCTGGTCAGGAGTTCGGTTTTCAAATTTCTCTGCCTCTAATGAACCAGTGGCACCAAATACTAGATTCAATCCCCCTGTGGTGGAACCCATGTCTGATCCCTCTTCAACCGATAATATGTTGACTCCCGTGTTAACTGATGCTGTTACTCCTACACATAATCGAGATCTAGGGGATGTGCATTGGACCTCTCGACCTACTAATTCTCTAATGCGCAATTACTCAGTGCCTGATGATTTGTTATTACAGCGACCAGGCTCATCAGAGTATGGGGATTTGACGATCAGTGGTGAGGCTGGAAGAAATACAAGACATATTACCAGAACCCCAGTAGCAATTCAGGCACTCCCTGCCCAGCCTCTAGTCCCAGTTTCTCATCAACGGGCACGACCAAGTTTGGAGTACCCTATGTTAAGTGGTTCCGAGTTTAGTGGTGCAACAGAAACCCAGCAACAACAGTTCTCTCGGTCAAATTTTGATCGCAATTTCACCTCAGAAATGTTAACTCAGCCTTACCCTCGCTTCCGCCCGATGACACAG CAGAACCAGGGTCCCCGACCAAACTTTCCTAGTCAGCCACCACCAGTTCAACAGATTGTCGGTCTGTCTGCTCCAAGCCGAGTTCCAGGAGTTTCAGGTTCTTACAGGAATTACGTCAGGACATCGCCAAGTCCAGCCCTTCAACACTCTCAGCCAAGTCCAGCCCTTCAACACTCTCAGCCGTCTCCAGGCACAAGAGTCCCCCAAATGGCGAGCCCACCTACAATGACTAGAGCTCCCCCTCATTTATCCCATATGCAAAATCGGCAAGGAGGATCACACTCTAATGTGGCTTCTCCACCAGGAGGCCAACATTCTAGGATGATGTCTCAACAGCCTGCCCAGGGGGCGAGATCTTTGCCCGTTGTACCAGTGGAACTTCAGCCTAGAAGAGGATCATCTTCCCTAATGGTTGATGATGGACATAGAGCTTTAATTGGAGAGCAAAGAGGAGGAAATGTGGAAGAAGGAAATTCAACATTTCCTAGAGTTAATAATTCGTCAGAAGTGACCCCGGAGCAGAATTGGCGGCCTGCAGGAAATTCAACATTTCCTAGAATTAATAACTTGTCAGAAGTGACCACGGAGCAGAATTGGCGGCCTGCAGGAAGAATGAGGGGGAGCTTATCAGGTCGGGCATTTTCTGATGCTCTTAGCCAGAATATAATATTACCATCCCAGGTAACATCTCCATCAGCCATCCGGGATCCATCAGTAAATCTGTTCTCAAATCCAAGTAGCAGTGGTGGTCCATCTCAACGTCCCTTATCGATGCTTCCACCAGTGAATATTGTCTCCCCACCTAGTGCCACCACTGGCTCTTCTCGACTTCCCTTAGCCATGCCTCCACCAGTAAATACTGTCTCAACAACTAGCGCCAGTGGTAATTCATCTCAACGTCCCTCGGTGATGCCTCCACCAGAATATACAATCTCAATACCTAGCGCCAATAGTGGTTCATCCCAACATCACTTGGGGATGCCACCGGTAAACACAGTTTCAACAGCTAGCACCGGTGGTGGCTCATCTCAACGTCTCTCGGCGATGCCTCCGCCAGCAAATGCAGTCTCAACACCTAGCTCCGATGGTGGTTCATCTGAACATCACTTGGCGATGCCTCCACCAGCAAGTACAATCTCAACACCAAGCTCCAGTGGTGGTTCATCTCAACATCACTTGGTGATGCCTCCACCAGCAAGTACGGTGGCAACACCTAGCTCCAATGGTGGTTCAGTTCAACATCACTTGGCGATGCCTCCACCAGCAAGTACAATCTCAACGCCTAGCTCCAATGGTGGTCCATCTGAACATCACTGGGAGATGCCTCCATCAGTAAGTACAATCTCAACACCTAGCGACAGCAGTGGTTCATCTCAACTTCCCTTGGCGATGCCTCCACCAGTAAATATGATCTCGACACCTAGCGCCAGTGATGGTTCATCTCATCTGCCCTTGCACACACTGAACAGTTCTGACAATCATACACAAACTCTCCCAGATCAAACTGTGCAATTAGATGTAGACGAGCTTCACTGA